A window from Zingiber officinale cultivar Zhangliang chromosome 7A, Zo_v1.1, whole genome shotgun sequence encodes these proteins:
- the LOC122001507 gene encoding 40S ribosomal protein S12-like: MNRRYRFPVPLLYKSLVTLIRSHRLNPWTGPPRVFSVAPSSSFTVDPSPSSSSNTMAAEDAAAESASVLGEPMDLMTALQLVLKKSLAHDGLIRGLREAAKAIEKHTAQLCILAEDCNQADYTKLVKALCAEHNVHLVTVPSAKTLGEWAGLCKIDSEGKARKVVGCSCVVVKDYGEESEGLHIVQEYVKSH; this comes from the exons ATGAATCGACGGTATAGATTTCCCGTTCCCTTATTATATAAATCTCTCGTTACCCTGATTCGTAGTCATCGCCTAAACCCTTGGACCGGTCCGCCGCGGGTGTTCTCCGTTGCTCCCTCGTCCTCGTTCACAGTCGATCCGTCGCCTTCAAGTTCATCGAACACAATGGCTGC TGAAGATGCCGCTGCCGAATCTGCCTCCGTGCTCGGCGAACCCATGGATTTGATGACAGCCCTGCAGTTGGTACTGAAGAAATCATTGGCACATGATGGACTTATCCGTGGCCTTCGTGAGGCTGCCAAGGCGATCGAAAAACACACTGCGCAGCTTTGCATTCTGGCTGAGGACTGCAACCAAGCTGACTACACTAAGCTGGTCAAGGCACTATGTGCGGAACACAATGTGCACTTGGTTACTGTTCCGAGCGCGAAAACTCTTGGCGAGTGGGCTGGG CTTTGCAAGATTGATTCAGAGGGCAAGGCAAGGAAAGTGGTGGGCTGCTCATGTGTCGTCGTGAAG GATTACGGGGAAGAATCTGAGGGCCTTCACATAGTTCAGGAATATGTGAAGTCACACTAA
- the LOC122001506 gene encoding ferredoxin--NADP reductase, embryo isozyme, chloroplastic-like, with protein sequence MAHALGAMASVSASVAPDASLRKAGLKVQNSLSFNNKLWMPLTSVCLKSRTASTYRCKVVSMSVQQTVKNKVPVQPLELENAKEPPLNLYKPKEPYTTATIVSVERLVGPNAPGETCHIVIDHGGNVPYWEGQSYGVIPPGENPKKPGNPHNVRLYSIASTRYGDSFDGKTASLCVRRAVYYDPETGKEDPSKKGICSNFLCDSKPGDKIQLTGPSGKIMLLPEDNPNATHIMIATGTGVAPFRGYLRRMFMEDVTSSYKFGGLSWLFLGVANSDSLLYDEEFNSYLKIYPDNFRYDKALSREQKNKSGGKMYVQDKIEEYSDEIFKLLDKGAHIYFCGLKGMMPGIQDTLKRVAEQRGESWEAKLSQLKKNKQWHVEVY encoded by the exons ATGGCGCACGCTCTAGGAGCTATG GCATCCGTCTCTGCATCTGTTGCGCCGGATGCATCGCTGAGGAAGGCGGGATTGAAG GTTCAGAACAGTCTTAGCTTCAACAATAAATTATGGATGCCATTAACATCAGTATGCTTAAAAAGCAGGACAGCATCCACATATCGATGCAAAGTTGTATCAATGTCTGTCCAACAAACTGTCAAAAACAAAGTCCCAGTTCAGCCCTTGGAACTTGAGAATGCTAAAGAGCCGCCTCTTAATCTATATAAGCCCAAGGAACCATACACCACTGCAACGATTGTTTCAGTTGAGAGGCTGGTGGGCCCAAATGCACCTGGTGAGACATGCCATATTGTGATTGATCATGGAGGCAACGTGCCTTATTGGGAAGGTCAAAGCTATGGTGTTATCCCTCCT GGTGAGAACCCGAAGAAGCCAGGGAATCCTCACAATGTCCGACTCTATTCAATTGCATCAACTAGATACGGTGACTCATTTGATGGAAAGACAGCCAGCTTATGTGTCAGAAGAGCTGTTTATTATGATCCCGAGACTGGGAAGGAGGACCCTTCTAAGAAGGGTATCTGCAGTAATTTTCTCTGTGATTCAAAGCCAGGGGACAAGATTCAGCTAACAG GACCCTCTGGAAAAATCATGCTGCTGCCAGAAGATAACCCAAATGCAACTCATATCATGATAGCTACAGGGACCGGAGTTGCTCCTTTCCGTGGATACCTTCGCCGCATGTTCATGGAGGATGTAACTTCCTCGTATAAGTTTGGTGGCCTGTCATGGCTCTTCTTGGGGGTTGCAAACTCTGACAGCCTTCTCTATGATGAGGAGTTCAACAGCTATCTTAAAATCTACCCCGATAACTTCAG GTATGACAAGGCACTCAGCAGGGAGCAGAAGAACAAGAGTGGTGGAAAGATGTACGTTCAAGACAAGATTGAGGAATACAGTGATGAAATCTTCAAGCTTTTAGACAAAGGCGCGCACATCTACTTCTGTGGTTTGAAGGGAATGATGCCTGGAATTCAAGATACACTAAAGAGAGTAGCGGAGCAGAGAGGCGAGAGTTGGGAGGCCAAGCTCTCCCAGCTGAAGAAGAACAAACAATGGCACGTTGAGGTTTACTAG